From Paenibacillus physcomitrellae, the proteins below share one genomic window:
- a CDS encoding NINE protein, with product MIKRELTAQELLVLNSEMERQEKSLALAYLMLLGGHLGVHRFYLKKTGTAVVQLILFLAALLLYFLFAVLQGIYPEDEFSGLLPLLLSVLCGIILTVWIIIDLFLIPRMIREWNDRTEQELIRQLMTFRRPPHTPN from the coding sequence ATGATCAAGCGAGAGTTGACGGCTCAAGAGCTGCTGGTGCTGAACTCGGAAATGGAGCGCCAGGAGAAGTCGCTCGCCTTGGCCTATCTCATGCTTCTCGGAGGCCACCTGGGCGTACACCGCTTTTATTTGAAGAAGACCGGAACGGCCGTCGTTCAACTTATCTTGTTTCTGGCCGCTTTGCTGCTTTATTTCCTGTTCGCCGTACTGCAGGGAATATATCCGGAAGACGAATTCTCCGGGCTGCTTCCGCTGCTGCTGTCCGTACTGTGCGGTATAATCCTGACAGTGTGGATTATCATTGACCTGTTTCTGATTCCCCGCATGATTCGCGAATGGAATGACCGAACCGAACAGGAGCTGATTCGCCAGCTCATGACGTTCCGTCGTCCGCCCCACACTCCGAATTGA
- a CDS encoding TM2 domain-containing protein, with translation MSMNYNMARKSQLDTRELLLLDSEVKRRGKNMIVAYILWYFLGIVGGHRFYMKRIGTAILQLILSLTVVGLIITGIWWIVDAFLVHLWVRDHNTEIEADVISQIELERGGRMSFHP, from the coding sequence ATGAGTATGAATTACAACATGGCAAGGAAAAGCCAGCTCGACACCCGTGAGCTGCTGCTGCTCGATTCCGAGGTGAAAAGACGGGGGAAAAACATGATCGTAGCTTATATCCTCTGGTATTTCCTTGGGATAGTCGGCGGACATCGTTTCTACATGAAACGGATAGGCACAGCGATCCTTCAGCTGATCCTGTCGCTCACCGTCGTCGGTTTGATCATCACCGGAATCTGGTGGATCGTGGACGCCTTTCTGGTCCATCTTTGGGTCCGGGATCATAACACCGAAATCGAAGCCGATGTGATCAGCCAGATCGAACTCGAACGCGGCGGCCGCATGTCGTTTCATCCTTAA
- a CDS encoding nitroreductase family protein — protein sequence MSNQLQATQNLSTILKERRSVRHYDSNVKIPREELQEMLQLALTAPSSSNLQPWRFLIIDDQELKEKLLPIAYNQKQVVEASAVIAVLVDMRSYDKASEIYHRTAEFGIMNEEIRDKMIENSVKMYGGMPQEVLRRINTFDAGLISMQLMLIARSMGYDTVPMGGYNAEQFKEAFEVPNTYEPALLIAVGKAAEAGHPSSRLTLDEVAHWNSFK from the coding sequence ATGAGCAACCAACTTCAGGCGACACAGAACCTGAGCACAATCTTGAAAGAAAGACGTTCTGTTCGTCATTATGATTCAAACGTGAAAATTCCCCGGGAAGAGCTTCAGGAGATGCTGCAGCTGGCCCTTACGGCTCCTTCGTCTTCCAACCTGCAGCCTTGGCGTTTTCTGATTATTGATGATCAGGAGCTGAAGGAAAAGCTGCTTCCTATCGCATACAACCAGAAGCAGGTCGTTGAGGCCTCCGCTGTTATTGCCGTGCTTGTAGACATGAGATCTTACGACAAGGCTTCGGAAATTTACCACCGCACTGCCGAATTCGGCATTATGAATGAAGAAATCCGCGACAAAATGATTGAAAACTCCGTCAAAATGTACGGCGGCATGCCGCAGGAAGTGCTCCGCCGGATCAACACCTTTGATGCCGGACTGATCTCGATGCAGCTGATGCTGATCGCCCGCTCCATGGGCTACGACACAGTGCCAATGGGCGGCTATAACGCTGAGCAGTTCAAGGAAGCCTTCGAGGTTCCGAATACTTATGAGCCTGCGCTCTTGATCGCAGTCGGCAAAGCTGCCGAAGCCGGACACCCAAGCTCCCGTCTTACCCTGGACGAAGTCGCTCACTGGAATTCATTTAAGTAA